From a single Candoia aspera isolate rCanAsp1 chromosome 2, rCanAsp1.hap2, whole genome shotgun sequence genomic region:
- the HAUS6 gene encoding HAUS augmin-like complex subunit 6, which produces MSSLLSPPAWEKNHFWLYLLALGFDPALNAAAGKLSTHLRLGVNLFDKPNKDAFHIVAWFLFSKLDQSHCNEIFRFCYPPTDKKADSEFRKQCYEWLRRISDECGNSFPPVVASLFLSPGGPKFIHLMFHFARYVIMHHIKVDSAGAGTPYPEAVNSRSPDLNMAVAKYRVGLNRFLQCLQKEDLMIQELQKKALLFTKRIRDLRYENVDLDRQLQKMGKKVEHSQSNTTERIEKVRCLWTIVMETLTFLQKEREVVDSVVKGHVDQYILDGTSVSVSIPRPLLQKVEKEMCKFPVGNVYETGKLNVLTIIQLLTKALELLLHERQHIDKNAFRVDLQYLEGNTRFQNEILLGLKSLRQKLKCDDHISVTQSIAEKQQEWNLKWENCLGRSPFHLIKDPNPALDLLPAMSPLSFTPATEEAYKSSVFCQYPALIPDSTKKNFQADEFVIAGKTLRNEGYSTITVTERTLDLATHSEKASNVETPKRTGNSQFQILKYKGRNPRPIEGGKKRQADIVRTPSSSKKEDPLKKAQEQLAEEVADIVISDSPQSTEVKGKDVGDLISTLISNPFLTRKQIPRTPENLITEIRSSWKKAIQTEEPSSVALHHTEATEQLSQDTVPAFRDRANSSMTCFMSSCMSDTAESSFLDVQSPCSLQQGVTDELLTHQKTLRSLDEMICKKGLSPAVPDQMENPELVFKTLNKSVIEVGCGSGNHTGSEALPHSVGQNSTMSTTLLWDASQAISGISSDSHEVIQLGILQETLPEGGGSISLNSVHDLELDDSREENSRDSKPMTDYLSGNERKLDFQSIRSRYEALKKTVLDHPLSCGKQMPRCRSEFSLSPVSLEMKDVLSPLGKPYASDAELVETSSHLSHLERKNSLSPLVAFSPLHLRDTQDRGDLFNKRKEN; this is translated from the exons ATGAGCAGCCTGCTCTCGCCTCCTGCCTGGGAAAAAAACCACTTCTGGCTCTACCTTTTGGCTCTGGGTTTCGATCCCGCGTTAAATGCCGCTGCGGGGAAACTTTCGACTCATCTCCGTCTGGGCGT gaacttgtTTGATAAACCAAACAAAGATGCATTTCACATTGTTGCGTGGTTCTTGTTTTCAAAGCTGGACCAGTCACATTGTAATGAGATTTTTAG ATTTTGTTATCCTCCCACAGATAAAAAGGCAGACTCTGAATTCAGAAAGCAGTGCTATGAATGGCTAAGAAGGATTTCA GATGAATGTGGAAACAGTTTTCCTCCAGTTGTTGCATCATTATTTCTTTCTCCTGGTGGACCCAAGTTCATTCATCTAATGTTCCACTTTGCAAGATATGTCATAATGCACCATATTAAGGTAGATTCTGCAG GTGCTGGCACACCCTACCCAGAAGCAGTGAACTCAAGATCTCCTGACTTGAATATGGCTGTTGCAAAATATCGGGTGGGACTTAACAGATTTTTACAGTGTCTACAGAAGGAAGATTTGATGATTCAAGAACTTCAGAAAAAAGCACT ACTTTTCACTAAGCGAATCAGAGATTTAAGATATGAAAATGTGGATCTAGACAGACAACTGCAAAA aatggggaaaaaagttgAACATAGCCAGAGTAATACTACAGAAAGAATTGAAAAG gTTCGATGTTTATGGACAATAGTAATGGAAACATTGACatttttgcaaaaagaaagagaagttgTGGATTCAGTAGTTAAAGGTCATGTTGATCAGTATATATTAGATGGCACAAGTGTTTCTGTTAGCATTCCAAGGCCTCTGCTTCAAAAAGTAGAAAAGGAAATGTGTAAA tttccgGTAGGGAATGTGTATGAAACAGGAAAACTGAATGTTTTAACCATTATCCAATTACTAACCAAAGCCTTGGAGCTATTGCTGCATGAGCGCCAGCATATTGACAAGAATGCATTCAGAGTAGATCTTCAGTATCTTGAAGGAAACACCAGATTCCAGAATGAGATTTTATTGGGGCTGAAGTCACTGAG gcaaaaattaaaatgtgatgaTCATATCTCAGTAACTCAATCAATTGCTGAAAAACAACAGGAATGGAACTTGAAGTGGGAAAATTGTCTTGGCCGGTCACCTTTTCATTTAATTAAGGATCCAAACCCT gcacttGATTTATTACCCGCTATGTCTCCTCTTTCTTTTACTCCGGCTACTGAGGAAGCTTACAAAAGCAGTGTCTTCTGTCAGTATCCAGCATTAATTCCAG attCAACCAAAAAGAATTTCCAGGCAGATGAGTTTGTGATAGCTGGGAAGACACTGAGAAATGAAGGTTATTCAACCATAACTGTCACAGAAAG gaCTTTGGATCTTGCTACACATTCTGAAAAG GCATCAAATGTTGAAACTCCCAAGAGGACTGGTAATTCTCAGTTTCAAATCTTAAAGTATAAAGGAAGAAATCCTAGACCAATAGAAGGTGGGAAGAAAAGACAAGCTGATATAGTTAGAACACCATCTTCATCTAAAAAAGAAGATCCTTTAAAGAAGGCCCAAGAACAGCTGGCAGAAGAG GTGGCAGATATAGTAATATCTGATTCACCCCAGAGCACTGAAGTGAAAGGAAAGGATGTAGGGGATCTGATCAGTACCTTAATCTCAAATCCTTTCTTAACAAGGAAACAGATTCCACGGACTCCAGAAAATCTGA TTACTGAAATCCGAAGCTCATGGAAAAAGGCTATTCAGACTGAAGAACCTTCAAGTGTAGCATTGCATCATACTGAAGCAACAGAACAGTTATCACAGGATACAGTTCCTGCCTTTAGAGACCGTGCAAATTCAAGTATGACATGTTTTATGTCATCTTGTATGTCTGATACAGCAGAATCTTCCTTCCTAGATGTGCAGTCCCCATGTAGTTTACAGCAGGGGGTTACTGATGAATTGCTGACCCACCAAAAAACTCTTAGGTCACTGGATGAAATGATTTGCAAGAAAGGTTTGTCCCCTGCTGTTCCAGATCAAATGGAAAATCCAGAACTAGTCTTCAAGACTTTAAACAAAAGCGTGATTGAGGTGGGCTGTGGTTCTGGCAACCATACTGGGTCAGAGGCTTTGCCACACAGTGTGGGCCAGAATTCTACAATGTCGACAACTCTGTTGTGGGATGCTTCTCAAGCAATTAGCGGTATTAGTTCTGATAGCCATGAAGTTATCCAGCTAGGTATACTTCAGGAAACTCTCCCAGAAGGAGGAGGATCTATCAGTCTTAATAGTGTCCATGATTTGGAGTTGGATGACTCAAGAGAAGAAAACTCTAGAGACAGCAAACCTATGACAGATTATCTGTCAGGAAATGAGCGCAAATTAGATTTCCAGTCTATTCGAAGTCGATATGAAGCACTGAAAAAGACGGTTCTCGATCACCCGCTGTCTTGTGGAAAGCAAATGCCAAGGTGCAGATCAGAGTTTAGCCTCAGTCCAGTGAGCCTGGAAATGAAGGATGTGCTTAGCCCTTTGGGAAAACCATACGCGTCTGATGCAGAACTTGTTGAGACATCATCACACCTGAGTCATCTTGAAAGAAAGAACAGTCTCTCCCCTTTAGTTGCATTTTCTCCGCTGCATCTGAGAGACACGCAGGATCGAGGAGACTTATTTAATAAACGGAAAG aaaattag